In Paraburkholderia phenazinium, the following are encoded in one genomic region:
- a CDS encoding DUF1328 family protein encodes MLRYAAIFFIIAIIAAVFGFGGIAAGAAEIAKVLFFIFIVIFLVTLLMGVVRR; translated from the coding sequence ATGCTTCGCTACGCTGCTATTTTCTTCATCATCGCCATCATCGCCGCGGTGTTCGGCTTCGGTGGCATCGCCGCCGGCGCGGCCGAGATCGCCAAGGTCCTGTTCTTTATCTTTATCGTGATCTTCCTCGTGACCTTGCTGATGGGCGTGGTCAGACGCTGA